The genome window GAGGTGGGGTGTTTAcaggaggtgaggtgtgtgtgtgtagatcttaCCATCCTTCACCTGTACACAGCTGTGACAGCGTCGGGCTGCAGGGTAACCTGGCAACAACAACCACCACATGTCAACACAGCCTCTACACCCAACGCTCTCTCCATGGCTCAGACTTTGAAACATAAGGACACACCTAttgttttgtgaggcttggtgaCAATCTCCTCCCAGTAGTTGGTCTCCAGGTTGTAGGCATGAATCTACAGAGGAATAGTGGAGCCACAGGTGCGTAAGGGGTTTCAGCAGACTACCATAGGAGAAGTCTGCTCAGAGAGCTACATTAGATCACATATCACCCTTTTATGTCAAAATTAAGATTAGGATCCATATAGGGTTTGGGTTATATAGGGCTTATAGACCGCTAGGAAACAGAAGAATCAGGACCAAGAGTTCCAATGTaactgtacttgtaaaaaatgtGAAACCAAAAAGGATGAACAGGAAGACCAAGGCCCCACCTTGTCTAGTCTATAGGACGTCCAGGAAGTTCCTCCCCCCAGGATGTAGATCCTCTGGCTGTCATGAGCCAGCTCATGTCGGTACCTGGAAAGGCAGACACAGGGTTACATGCATCTGGGTCTCTCGCGccctggggagggcaggagaaggagctgggtggtgggggctgggctggggagggcaggaggaggtgctgggtggtgggcgctgggctggggaggtcaggaggaggagctgggtggtGGGGGCTGGGCTGACCTCTCCTCAGGCAGGTCTGTGGGGGCGTTGTCGGGATGGAGGTGGGTCCATTCCCTGGTGGTGAGGTCCAGCCTGTGCAGGTCAGTGCTGTACACGTATCCTGTGGTACCTCCGAACACATACAGGTAGCCGTTGATGATGACCATAGCCTGTCAACAGGGGAAGATGGTAGGGATAGGAAAATGTTTACATTGCTGTGCATACAGTGCTCTCCATAATAATGGAGACATGTTTTTAAATCTCTACTCTTCAGTTTTACATTTGTAATCATACAACTGACAAGTAGTTAAAGCACACTCAGGTTTTAGTAAAGGGAATTTTCATAAATGTTGATTTCAACATGAGAAATTACATCTTTGTCCCAAACATTAGAGGGCACTGTCTATAGAGTCCAAGTGAGCACTATAGAATCTGGTTTGGGGGGTGGTCCTTTACCTGGCCATAGATTCTGTTGGGCTTCTTGCCCCTGCAGTTGAGCAGGTTCCAGCGCTTGTACTGGACGTTGCACACATGGACGTCGTTGCCATTGTTCTCACCAAACGGGATACCTGTGCCGCCAAACACCAGCAGGTTGTTGCCATGCAGCACAGCTAGAGGTGAAGACACACGATGGCCTTCTGGTCAGAGTCTGAGACCTTTGGATACACCAAGTCCTCTCCAGGTTAGCACACCTCACCTGACATGGATGCCAGCTCTGTGGGCGTGTAGCCTTCTGTGCGGACCTGCTGCCAGGTCGCAGTGGCAAAGTGGAAGCGCCACAGCTCCCTGAACAGCGGGTAGTCTTCATTCTCCGACCCCCCGGCCTCGTCGAAGTCTGGGTTGTAGCCACCGAATACATAGAGGTTGGCGCTGTCGGCTACACAGCGGTGTCCACTACGGGCTGGCGGGGCTGCatgacctggggggaggggtggttggGGAACAAGCTGGTTTAGGGGTTGCAGATCACAAATCAGATATCTAGCAGCAGGTTATTTGTCAAGTGTATTGATcaatgactgtgtgtttgtgtattagctCAGGCCTAGAGAAACATCAAGGCGTTTCTTGCTTTTGGAATATTCCTGCTCTTCTAACCTGATCACTGTCAAACTGAAGGATGGATGACCAAGTGCACTGAAGTCATAAGGCAGGTACTTGAAATGGACAATCCATCAAT of Osmerus mordax isolate fOsmMor3 chromosome 4, fOsmMor3.pri, whole genome shotgun sequence contains these proteins:
- the LOC136941812 gene encoding kelch domain-containing protein 10-like isoform X1, with the protein product MSPAEDAENNCGLNQLIKFEKLSGRPCIRDSGTKKRVRWLQARRIFSHSCPNLRIPNRFLREGHAAPPARSGHRCVADSANLYVFGGYNPDFDEAGGSENEDYPLFRELWRFHFATATWQQVRTEGYTPTELASMSAVLHGNNLLVFGGTGIPFGENNGNDVHVCNVQYKRWNLLNCRGKKPNRIYGQAMVIINGYLYVFGGTTGYVYSTDLHRLDLTTREWTHLHPDNAPTDLPEERYRHELAHDSQRIYILGGGTSWTSYRLDKIHAYNLETNYWEEIVTKPHKTIGYPAARRCHSCVQVKDEVFICGGYNGELILADLWKISLLTFQWTRLPAVMPEPAYFHCAAVTPAGCMYVHGGVVNKVDNRRTGSLYKVWLVVPSLLELTWERLLKTWPRLAHLSSPQLLSLGFTHSLIQRLK
- the LOC136941812 gene encoding kelch domain-containing protein 10-like isoform X2; this encodes MSPAEDAENNCGLNQLIKFEKLSGRPCIRDSGHAAPPARSGHRCVADSANLYVFGGYNPDFDEAGGSENEDYPLFRELWRFHFATATWQQVRTEGYTPTELASMSAVLHGNNLLVFGGTGIPFGENNGNDVHVCNVQYKRWNLLNCRGKKPNRIYGQAMVIINGYLYVFGGTTGYVYSTDLHRLDLTTREWTHLHPDNAPTDLPEERYRHELAHDSQRIYILGGGTSWTSYRLDKIHAYNLETNYWEEIVTKPHKTIGYPAARRCHSCVQVKDEVFICGGYNGELILADLWKISLLTFQWTRLPAVMPEPAYFHCAAVTPAGCMYVHGGVVNKVDNRRTGSLYKVWLVVPSLLELTWERLLKTWPRLAHLSSPQLLSLGFTHSLIQRLK